From the genome of Vicia villosa cultivar HV-30 ecotype Madison, WI linkage group LG2, Vvil1.0, whole genome shotgun sequence, one region includes:
- the LOC131650845 gene encoding uncharacterized protein LOC131650845 → MDVFEEMVLEIVSWLPAKSICKFKSTCHSFSNFSKEILFKTKQSQNLFERGDTCFFIQPDQINQRYNKKVEFQSLPKHQQYSGIPNHVLSFLSNSICVLDSSNGLLLCNIINNDPINIFICNPITKSWFPIPIPESLQKNHKLANMNIMLECSLDDYKVFLFENTSDWFLACYVCNVYYAKEGVWQTMENNFLPGGRSMKFDMHVFHKGSLHFISDSGCYLSRSSSFYKPYIMSYNLDNGISCMLKLPRQALKGCHMKCNMGIFNWGKVNSSYSSICLVKLRKCVITVWFLKDYDSSLWKKVLKVRVRALGLTEKDPNVTGFTIMNGNLLVFSTEEKIYSCGLDDENFMMVEEICQHNCGFYTRFISYSDTLRSCGTNSEIMPVRN, encoded by the exons ATGGACGTGTTTGAAGAAATGGTTTTGGAAATAGTTTCCTGGCTTCCGGCAAAAAGTATTTGTAAGTTCAAATCAACTTGCCATTCATTCtctaatttttcaaaagaaattcttttcaaaacaaaacaatctcAAAATTTGTTTGAGAGAGGTGACACATGTTTTTTCATTCAGCCcgatcaaataaatcaaagatacAATAAAAAGGTAGAATTTCAGTCTTTACCCAAACACCAACAATATTCTGGTattcctaatcatgttttaagTTTTCTCTCAAATTCCATTTGTGTCCTAGATTCTAGTAATGGTTTGCTTCTTTGTAACATTATCAATAATGATcctattaatattttcatatgcaATCCAATTACAAAGTCTTGGTTTCCTATTCCTATTCCAGAGTCACTTCAAAAAAACCACAAGCTTGCAAATATGAATATAATGTTAGAATGCTCTTTAGATGACTACAAAGTGTTTCTCTTTGAAAATACATCAGACTGGTTTCTAGCTTGTTATGTTTGCAATGTTTATTATGCGAAGGAAGGTGTGTGGCAAACTATGGAAAACAATTTTTTACCCGGTG GTAGGAGCATGAAGTTCGACATGCATGTGTTTCATAAAGGATCGCTTCATTTTATTTCAGATAGCGGATGTTACTTGTCAAGATCAAGTTCGTTTTATAAGCCGTATATAATGTCTTATAATCTGGATAATGGGATCTCATGTATGCTAAAGTTGCCAAGACAAGCTCTAAAAGGTTGTCATATGAAGTGTAACATGGGCATATTCAATTGGGGTAAGGTGAATAGTTCTTATAGTTCTatttgtttggtaaaactaagAAAGTGTGTCATTACTGTTTGGTTTTTAAAAGATTATGATTCAAGTTTATGGAAAAAGGTTTTGAAGGTAAGAGTGAGAGCGTTGGGATTGACGGAGAAAGATCCTAATGTTACAGGATTTACCATTATGAACGGAAATCTTTTAGTTTTTTCGacagaagaaaaaatatattCTTGTGGTTTAGATGATGAAAACTTTATGATGGTGGAAGAAATATGCCAACATAATTGTGGATTTTACACCCGCTTTATCTCCTACTCAGATACTCTTCGTTCGTGTGGAACTAATTCTGAAATTATGCCTGTTAGGAATTGA